The proteins below are encoded in one region of Ferruginibacter lapsinanis:
- a CDS encoding reprolysin-like metallopeptidase encodes MRKLLLLAFSLMMILTVSAQERNFWKQVKESSIKKDLFAKRYKPSAYKIFQLNENFFKVDIESAPLLKHISADKSDFILSVPNADGKIERYKLVEAPVMDPALAEKYPNIKSYAGQGIDDPTSTIRCDYSPRGFHAMILSSDRKTIYIDPVDRDSRSYVVFSRQDMVNYKQSFHCLTPETADASLVNVAPAPTTLYRGADDGKLRTYRLALACTGEYAQYFLDGTETSDAQRKSKVLAAMVTLLTRTNGIYERDFGIHMNLIANNDAIIYLNPSTDPWSTEWNTKTQQTIDAVIGSANYDIGHLVHKESSAANNNGNAGCIACVCKAGSKGSAFTSHVNPEGDPFVVDYTTHEMGHQFGANHTFTFSNETGTASQMEPGSGSTIMGYAGITGTTDVQAHSDDYFHARSVEQITDYIKLATGGGSCAVVTSTGNAIPTVNAGADYTIPKSTPFALTGVATDATIGDVLTYTWEQYNTGTKTTTMPSATATSGPVFRSRTYTTSPTRTFPILASILDGTNGNTWEKLPSVARTLAFRLTVRDNNAGGGANNSDDVNVTISSTTGPFAVTAPNTAVTWAGGSSQTITWSVNGTAGTPINCANVKISLSTDGGQTFPTVLAASTPNDGSEVLTIPATPTTTARIKIEAVGNIFFDISNTNFTIGGTVACGNPTGLASSVIGNNTATVSWTAVSGAISYAVDYKLTSSSTWVSAATATTATSVVLSGLTQASTYDWRVKATCTSGSGTAVQAQFTTTAPAVCNAPSGLTSSAITTNSATINWTAVSGALSYVVDYKLTSSSTWINAATATTSTSVALSGLTASSTYDWRVTTNCTSGTSVATASQFTTAAVTTTCTTAYEANETLATAAAIATGTPISAAIGSSTDIDYYKIVTTTTGNITVALSNLPGDYDLYVYNAAGTQLGASENASTTNESIALTSQAAGTYYIKVIGYSGAFSTTVCYALNATTSVSTSCVSTYDNATNGTVSGAAQIPLNTNVTGLINTSTDVDYYKFVITTGGTITITLGTLPGDYDVKLYSSNGTTQVGISQNSGTTAETINYTAAAGTYYVRVYGYNSAYSASVCYTLKVATGTASKVVSDFVTVNKNKQLVEIYPNPARNTVNVNLTGYEGASEIRLFDINGRQVLTKKTALINSQIDISTLPKGVYLVKIMNGKTTISSTKIVKQ; translated from the coding sequence ATGAGAAAACTGTTGTTGTTGGCATTTTCGTTAATGATGATTTTAACGGTAAGTGCACAGGAAAGAAATTTTTGGAAACAGGTAAAAGAATCTTCTATTAAAAAAGATCTGTTTGCAAAAAGATACAAACCGAGTGCATATAAGATCTTTCAATTAAATGAAAATTTTTTCAAAGTTGATATTGAATCTGCGCCATTGTTAAAACACATATCTGCAGATAAATCAGATTTTATTTTATCAGTACCTAATGCTGATGGTAAAATAGAAAGATACAAATTAGTTGAAGCGCCGGTAATGGATCCGGCTTTAGCGGAAAAATACCCCAATATAAAATCTTATGCAGGACAAGGTATTGATGATCCTACATCAACCATTCGTTGCGATTATTCTCCAAGAGGTTTTCATGCAATGATCTTATCATCTGATAGAAAAACAATTTACATAGATCCTGTTGACAGAGACAGCAGATCATATGTAGTTTTTTCAAGACAAGATATGGTTAACTACAAACAGTCATTTCATTGTTTAACTCCTGAAACTGCAGATGCGTCATTAGTTAATGTAGCACCTGCACCTACAACATTGTACAGAGGTGCGGATGATGGCAAACTGAGGACGTACAGACTGGCACTGGCATGTACAGGTGAGTATGCTCAATATTTTTTGGATGGAACTGAGACAAGTGATGCACAACGCAAATCAAAAGTATTGGCGGCAATGGTTACGTTACTTACCAGAACAAATGGTATCTATGAAAGGGACTTTGGCATACATATGAATTTGATTGCTAACAATGATGCGATCATTTATTTGAATCCATCTACTGATCCATGGTCAACAGAATGGAATACAAAAACACAACAAACAATTGATGCGGTAATAGGTAGTGCTAATTATGATATCGGACATCTGGTGCATAAAGAATCTTCAGCTGCAAATAATAATGGTAATGCAGGTTGTATTGCATGTGTTTGTAAAGCAGGCTCTAAAGGAAGTGCTTTCACATCTCATGTAAATCCAGAAGGGGATCCGTTTGTAGTAGATTACACAACACATGAAATGGGGCATCAATTTGGAGCTAATCATACTTTTACTTTCAGCAATGAAACAGGTACAGCTTCACAAATGGAGCCAGGTAGCGGTTCTACAATTATGGGATACGCCGGTATTACTGGTACTACCGATGTACAAGCTCATAGCGACGATTATTTTCATGCAAGAAGTGTAGAACAAATTACAGATTATATAAAATTAGCAACGGGTGGAGGTAGTTGTGCAGTAGTAACGTCTACGGGTAACGCAATACCAACAGTTAATGCCGGAGCCGATTATACCATTCCTAAATCAACTCCGTTTGCATTAACAGGAGTAGCTACAGATGCTACCATAGGTGATGTGTTAACTTATACATGGGAGCAATACAATACAGGAACTAAAACTACCACTATGCCTAGTGCTACTGCTACTTCTGGTCCTGTTTTTCGTTCAAGAACATATACAACATCTCCTACACGAACATTCCCGATTTTAGCGTCTATCCTTGATGGTACAAATGGAAATACATGGGAGAAATTACCTTCAGTAGCAAGGACATTGGCTTTCAGACTGACAGTAAGAGATAATAATGCTGGTGGTGGTGCTAACAACAGCGATGATGTAAATGTAACAATATCAAGCACAACCGGTCCTTTTGCGGTAACGGCACCTAATACAGCTGTTACATGGGCTGGCGGCTCTTCTCAAACTATTACCTGGAGTGTGAATGGTACTGCAGGAACTCCTATAAACTGTGCGAATGTTAAAATTTCTTTGTCAACTGATGGAGGTCAGACATTCCCTACAGTCTTAGCTGCAAGCACACCAAATGATGGTAGCGAGGTATTAACCATACCTGCAACTCCAACTACAACAGCAAGAATTAAAATAGAAGCGGTTGGAAATATTTTCTTTGATATCAGTAATACCAATTTTACAATTGGAGGTACTGTTGCTTGTGGAAACCCGACTGGTTTAGCTTCTTCGGTAATTGGTAATAATACTGCAACAGTGAGCTGGACTGCAGTTAGCGGAGCAATTAGTTATGCGGTAGATTATAAATTAACGTCTTCATCAACATGGGTAAGCGCAGCAACTGCTACTACTGCTACATCTGTGGTATTATCAGGTTTAACACAAGCATCTACCTATGATTGGAGAGTGAAGGCGACTTGTACTTCAGGAAGTGGTACTGCTGTACAGGCACAGTTTACAACAACAGCTCCTGCTGTTTGTAATGCACCGAGCGGTTTAACTTCTTCTGCTATTACTACAAACAGTGCAACGATAAACTGGACTGCAGTTAGTGGGGCATTAAGTTATGTAGTAGATTATAAACTAACCTCATCATCAACATGGATAAATGCGGCAACAGCAACTACATCAACATCTGTTGCATTGAGTGGCTTAACAGCTTCCTCTACTTATGATTGGAGAGTGACCACAAATTGTACAAGCGGAACAAGTGTAGCAACCGCATCACAGTTTACCACAGCAGCAGTAACAACAACCTGTACTACTGCTTATGAGGCTAATGAAACTTTAGCAACTGCCGCTGCTATTGCTACAGGCACTCCAATATCTGCGGCAATCGGTTCATCTACAGATATCGATTATTATAAAATAGTAACAACCACTACTGGTAACATTACAGTGGCACTTAGCAATTTGCCAGGAGACTATGATCTGTATGTATATAATGCTGCTGGTACTCAGTTGGGGGCCTCAGAAAATGCGTCTACAACAAACGAGTCTATAGCGTTAACAAGCCAGGCTGCAGGAACTTATTACATAAAAGTAATTGGTTACAGCGGTGCATTCAGTACAACAGTTTGTTATGCTTTGAATGCTACTACATCTGTTAGTACAAGTTGTGTAAGTACCTACGATAATGCTACTAATGGTACAGTTTCCGGTGCTGCACAAATTCCGTTGAATACAAATGTTACCGGATTGATCAATACTTCTACTGATGTAGATTATTACAAATTTGTAATTACTACAGGAGGTACAATTACAATCACGTTAGGAACATTGCCTGGTGATTATGATGTTAAATTGTATAGCAGTAACGGTACAACGCAGGTGGGTATTTCTCAAAACAGCGGTACTACAGCAGAAACAATTAATTATACTGCAGCAGCAGGCACTTACTACGTTAGAGTGTACGGATACAATAGTGCTTACAGTGCATCTGTTTGTTATACCTTGAAAGTAGCTACGGGAACTGCTTCTAAAGTAGTGAGTGATTTTGTTACTGTTAATAAAAACAAGCAGTTGGTAGAGATATATCCTAATCCGGCAAGAAATACAGTAAATGTTAATCTTACAGGATATGAAGGTGCATCAGAAATTCGTTTATTTGACATTAATGGACGTCAGGTATTAACTAAGAAAACAGCATTAATAAATTCACAAATAGATATTTCTACTTTACCAAAGGGTGTTTATCTGGTGAAAATAATGAATGGTAAGACTACTATATCAAGTACAAAAATTGTAAAACAATAG
- a CDS encoding type I restriction enzyme HsdR N-terminal domain-containing protein produces MEKEYIFDAVRKQWVVLTPEEWVRQNFLQYLIQVKCYPASLIAIEKEIQLGELKKRFDIVVYDASTLPWMIIECKEMNVPLDAAVLNQVLRYNQVLKVPFLVITNGSNTVAYSTKNNELIELLVLPEF; encoded by the coding sequence ATGGAAAAAGAGTACATTTTTGATGCGGTACGCAAGCAGTGGGTGGTACTTACGCCGGAAGAATGGGTGCGACAAAACTTTTTGCAGTATTTAATACAAGTAAAGTGCTATCCGGCTTCATTAATAGCCATTGAGAAAGAGATTCAATTAGGAGAACTGAAAAAGCGATTTGATATAGTTGTATATGATGCAAGCACTTTACCCTGGATGATCATTGAATGTAAAGAAATGAATGTGCCTTTAGATGCTGCTGTATTGAATCAGGTACTGAGATATAACCAGGTGCTTAAAGTACCTTTTCTGGTAATTACAAACGGGAGCAATACGGTTGCTTATTCCACAAAAAATAATGAATTGATTGAGTTGTTGGTGTTACCTGAGTTTTAA
- a CDS encoding Pr6Pr family membrane protein: MPQQNLSGKVYLAIVGALGWFALIAQFYINITSKIASTPELLIRYFSYFTILTNIIVAVCCTTLSLLPDSRWGLFFSKQKTFAAVTVYIFVVGLVYNVILRFLWNPQGLQRIVDELLHSVIPVMFLLYWLVLMLKDELHFKSIFPWLIYPFVYAVFVIFRGSVSGFYPYPFIDVSQIGMTRALFNAVMLTVLFYFISALFVVIGRMENKKKRHR; this comes from the coding sequence ATGCCACAACAAAACTTATCCGGCAAAGTATATCTGGCAATAGTAGGAGCTTTAGGATGGTTTGCATTGATAGCACAGTTTTACATTAACATTACCAGCAAAATAGCATCTACACCAGAATTGCTGATTCGTTATTTTAGTTATTTTACAATTCTTACCAATATTATTGTAGCAGTATGTTGTACTACATTATCATTGCTGCCGGATTCTCGTTGGGGACTTTTTTTTTCCAAACAAAAAACATTTGCAGCGGTTACTGTATATATTTTTGTTGTCGGATTAGTATATAACGTAATACTGAGGTTTTTGTGGAATCCGCAAGGCTTGCAAAGGATCGTAGATGAATTGCTGCATTCGGTAATTCCTGTGATGTTTTTACTTTATTGGCTAGTGTTGATGTTGAAGGATGAATTGCATTTTAAAAGTATTTTCCCCTGGTTGATATATCCTTTTGTCTACGCCGTATTCGTGATCTTTCGGGGGAGTGTATCTGGTTTCTATCCTTATCCTTTTATTGATGTCAGTCAGATCGGGATGACCAGAGCATTGTTTAATGCTGTAATGCTTACAGTTTTATTTTACTTCATTTCGGCTTTGTTTGTAGTAATCGGAAGAATGGAAAACAAGAAAAAGCGTCACCGCTGA
- a CDS encoding heme exporter protein CcmB, with translation MNRSVFTLLKKDLLLELRQQHTFYGIILYLVASIFVVNLSINKPEGDVWNGLFWIIQLFVCINAVAKSFLQESRGRMLYFYSIAGPQEFIIAKLIYNIILMLIMSLLSIGLFIVLLKNPLTNTITFIGIACLGGISLSLVFTLLSAIAAKAQQNAALMAILGFPLIIPQLLLLMRLSKTAFGEVFREGALMQLSLLIVGLDVMVIVLSIILFPFLWKD, from the coding sequence ATGAACCGATCTGTATTCACTTTATTAAAGAAGGACCTTTTACTGGAATTAAGGCAACAACATACCTTTTATGGGATAATTCTGTACCTGGTAGCCAGCATTTTTGTAGTAAACCTGTCCATCAATAAACCCGAAGGTGATGTCTGGAACGGATTATTCTGGATCATACAATTGTTTGTTTGTATCAATGCAGTGGCAAAAAGCTTTCTGCAGGAGAGCCGTGGACGGATGCTTTACTTTTATTCTATTGCCGGGCCGCAGGAGTTTATTATTGCAAAACTCATTTATAATATTATTTTGATGTTGATCATGAGTTTGCTCAGTATCGGGTTGTTTATTGTATTGCTAAAAAACCCTCTCACAAATACTATTACCTTTATAGGAATTGCTTGTTTAGGTGGTATAAGTTTAAGCCTGGTCTTCACCTTACTGTCGGCTATAGCCGCAAAAGCTCAGCAAAATGCCGCATTAATGGCCATTTTAGGTTTCCCACTAATCATACCTCAATTATTGTTGTTAATGAGATTATCAAAAACTGCATTTGGTGAGGTTTTCAGAGAAGGCGCCCTCATGCAGCTATCTTTATTGATTGTTGGATTAGATGTAATGGTGATTGTTCTGTCTATAATTCTATTTCCTTTTTTATGGAAAGATTAG
- a CDS encoding AMP nucleosidase — translation MKTKEEIVKNWLHRYTGEELQNFGEYILLTNFSNYVGMFAEWNNVQVVGRDRPMQCATADNITIINFGMGSPGAATIMDLLSAITPKAVLFLGKCGGLKKRNTIGDLILPIAALRGEGTSNDYFPPEVPALPAFMLQKAISTTIRDYDCDYWTGTVYTTNRRVWEHDEAFKEYLQKVRAYAIDMETATIFTVGFYNKIPTGALLLVSDSPMVPEGVKTEASDKKVTTQFVERHIKIGIDSLKQIMNNGHTVRHLHF, via the coding sequence ATGAAAACAAAAGAAGAAATAGTAAAAAACTGGTTACATCGTTATACCGGTGAAGAGTTACAAAATTTTGGAGAATATATCCTGCTTACCAATTTCAGCAATTATGTGGGCATGTTTGCCGAGTGGAATAATGTACAAGTGGTGGGTAGAGACAGACCAATGCAATGTGCTACTGCAGATAATATCACCATCATCAATTTTGGTATGGGCAGCCCGGGTGCGGCCACCATTATGGATCTCTTATCCGCCATCACTCCAAAAGCTGTATTGTTTTTGGGTAAATGCGGCGGACTAAAAAAACGAAACACTATCGGCGACCTGATCTTACCTATAGCAGCCCTCAGAGGCGAAGGTACCAGTAATGATTACTTTCCTCCTGAAGTACCTGCACTCCCAGCGTTTATGTTGCAAAAAGCTATTAGTACCACCATCAGAGATTACGATTGTGATTACTGGACCGGTACCGTTTACACTACCAACCGCCGTGTATGGGAACATGATGAAGCATTTAAAGAATATCTTCAAAAAGTAAGAGCGTATGCCATCGACATGGAGACCGCTACCATTTTTACCGTAGGTTTTTACAACAAAATACCAACCGGCGCTTTATTACTTGTAAGTGATAGTCCGATGGTACCAGAAGGTGTGAAAACTGAAGCAAGTGATAAAAAAGTTACCACACAATTTGTAGAACGTCATATTAAGATCGGTATTGATTCATTGAAACAAATTATGAATAACGGTCATACGGTAAGGCACCTGCATTTTTAA
- the ccsA gene encoding cytochrome c biogenesis protein CcsA translates to MRKSWWKILAVVLLIYTFTAGFLIKVPDLGNLKETIRNLFFHVPMWFGQIILLTVSLIYSIKYLRCPNLKHDIYAAAFAKTGIFMGILGLLTGAIWATYTWGEPWSNDPKQVGVAIALLIYFAYLVLRNSMPDIDRRAKVAAVYNIFAYFIYLPLIMILPRLVESLHPGGKGVQGNPGLNGADLDATMRLVFWPAVIGWTLLGVWISTVSIRITLLRDKNLIHE, encoded by the coding sequence ATGCGTAAATCCTGGTGGAAAATATTAGCGGTAGTTTTATTAATCTATACATTTACCGCAGGCTTTTTGATTAAAGTGCCTGACCTCGGTAATTTAAAAGAAACCATTCGTAATTTATTTTTTCATGTACCTATGTGGTTCGGGCAAATCATATTACTAACCGTTTCACTTATCTATTCCATTAAATATTTGCGCTGCCCGAATTTAAAGCATGATATCTATGCAGCAGCATTTGCTAAAACAGGCATATTCATGGGTATACTCGGTTTGTTAACCGGAGCTATCTGGGCAACATACACATGGGGAGAGCCATGGAGTAATGATCCGAAACAAGTTGGAGTAGCAATTGCATTGCTTATTTATTTTGCATACCTGGTATTAAGAAATTCAATGCCTGATATTGACAGAAGAGCTAAAGTAGCAGCAGTGTACAACATCTTCGCTTATTTTATTTATCTGCCGTTGATAATGATCTTACCAAGATTAGTTGAATCGCTTCACCCCGGAGGTAAAGGCGTACAAGGCAACCCGGGGTTAAACGGAGCTGATCTGGATGCTACCATGCGACTGGTTTTTTGGCCTGCTGTAATTGGCTGGACATTATTAGGTGTATGGATCAGTACGGTAAGTATCAGAATAACTTTATTAAGAGATAAAAATTTAATTCATGAGTAA
- a CDS encoding Glu/Leu/Phe/Val family dehydrogenase, with product MSAQKPYSFFHSVEQSFDKAAQLTKWDPGILEQIKACNAVYQIRFPIKRDNGNIEVIEAYRVQHSQHKSPCKGGIRFSDEVNQDEVMALAALMTYKCAIVNVPFGGAKGGLKINPRNYSAYELEKITRRYTSELVKKNFIGPGIDVPAPDYGTGEREMAWIVDTYQSLKPGEIDSAGCVTGKPVSLGGVRGRKEATGLGVFYGVREVCNMPEVMQRIGLTVGVEGKSVVVQGLGNVGYHSAKFFREHGAKVVALAEYEGAIYNADGLNEEEVFQHRKATGSILNFPGATNLAKTSDALELACDILIPAALENVINKENAERVKAKIIGEAANGPCTPEADEVFTRKGIVCIPDMYLNAGGVTVSYFEWLKNLSHVRYGRLEKRFTENLNTRILAQIEELSGKQVNEKERTFIKHGPDEIDLVHSGLEETMIAATREIMDIWHSNPAIPDMRTAAYVSAINKVATIYAELGIFP from the coding sequence ATGTCAGCACAAAAACCCTACAGCTTTTTCCATAGCGTGGAACAAAGCTTCGACAAAGCCGCACAACTTACCAAATGGGATCCCGGAATTCTTGAACAAATAAAAGCCTGCAATGCAGTCTACCAAATCCGTTTTCCGATAAAAAGAGATAATGGGAACATTGAAGTAATTGAAGCATACAGAGTGCAACACAGCCAGCACAAATCTCCCTGTAAAGGAGGTATCCGTTTCAGTGATGAAGTAAATCAGGATGAAGTGATGGCACTAGCAGCTTTAATGACCTACAAATGCGCTATTGTAAATGTTCCTTTTGGCGGAGCAAAAGGCGGCTTAAAGATCAATCCGAGAAACTATTCTGCTTACGAACTTGAAAAGATCACCCGCCGGTATACATCTGAATTAGTAAAGAAGAATTTTATCGGCCCGGGCATTGATGTTCCTGCTCCTGATTATGGAACTGGCGAAAGAGAAATGGCCTGGATAGTTGATACCTACCAATCTTTAAAACCCGGAGAAATTGATAGCGCCGGTTGTGTTACAGGTAAACCTGTTTCATTGGGTGGTGTTCGTGGAAGAAAAGAGGCAACGGGGCTTGGTGTATTTTACGGCGTTCGTGAGGTATGCAATATGCCGGAAGTAATGCAGCGAATAGGCCTTACTGTTGGTGTGGAAGGAAAGTCTGTGGTAGTACAGGGACTGGGTAATGTGGGCTATCATTCCGCTAAATTTTTCAGAGAACATGGTGCTAAAGTTGTTGCCCTAGCCGAATACGAAGGAGCCATATACAATGCTGATGGATTAAATGAAGAAGAAGTTTTTCAACACAGAAAAGCTACCGGATCTATTTTAAACTTCCCGGGTGCAACAAATCTGGCAAAAACTTCAGACGCACTAGAATTAGCCTGTGATATCTTAATCCCTGCTGCATTAGAAAATGTCATCAATAAAGAAAATGCAGAAAGAGTAAAAGCAAAAATAATTGGTGAAGCAGCTAACGGCCCTTGCACGCCGGAAGCAGATGAAGTGTTTACCAGGAAAGGTATTGTATGTATCCCTGATATGTATCTGAATGCAGGAGGTGTTACAGTTAGTTATTTTGAATGGCTTAAAAATCTAAGCCATGTACGTTATGGCAGATTAGAAAAACGATTTACAGAAAACCTGAACACACGTATTTTGGCGCAAATAGAAGAGTTAAGTGGCAAACAGGTGAACGAAAAAGAAAGAACCTTTATCAAACATGGTCCTGACGAAATTGACCTGGTACATAGTGGTTTAGAGGAAACAATGATTGCTGCTACAAGAGAGATAATGGATATCTGGCACAGTAATCCAGCGATACCGGATATGCGTACAGCCGCATACGTTAGTGCTATTAACAAGGTTGCTACCATTTACGCCGAGTTAGGCATCTTCCCATAA
- a CDS encoding CcmD family protein encodes MSKKIFSLLVMICSFLITTNTFAQTNATEESIMRSNGKIYVVMAVCITILVGLILYLITIDRKVGKIEDRN; translated from the coding sequence ATGAGTAAGAAAATATTCAGTTTGCTGGTTATGATCTGTAGTTTTTTAATTACTACAAACACCTTTGCACAAACTAATGCAACAGAAGAAAGCATCATGCGTAGCAACGGAAAAATATATGTAGTGATGGCTGTTTGTATCACTATTTTAGTAGGACTTATTTTATATTTAATAACCATTGACAGAAAAGTAGGAAAGATAGAAGACAGAAATTAA
- a CDS encoding Ldh family oxidoreductase, with the protein MAAVYTYQQLASFAKNIFLQMGCNEANAETATKVLLSADLRGVDSHGIARLTGYVRLWEAERINANPNIRIVHETPSTATVDGDKGLGLVVAPAAMQIAIDKAKNVGSGWVSVKNSNHFGIAGYHAMMALEDDMIGIAMTNASALVAPTFSVEKLLGTNPIAVAIPAGNEAPFVSDFATTTAANGKLEILQRKNLDTPNGWVQTKEGLPSTNANELKNGGALLPLGGDRDHSSHKGYNLGAIVDIFSAILSGANYGPWVPPFPAYVPMPEGMPGEGIGHFFGAMRIDAFRPAEDFKLHMDKWIQRFKSAKTVNGHERVIIPGQPEAEFEIERMANGIPLLQSVVDDLNQLGKKFDICIAY; encoded by the coding sequence ATGGCAGCAGTATACACTTATCAACAACTGGCTTCATTCGCAAAAAATATTTTTTTACAAATGGGCTGCAATGAAGCCAATGCCGAAACTGCCACAAAAGTGTTACTCTCCGCCGATCTGCGTGGAGTAGACAGCCATGGAATTGCTCGTTTAACCGGTTACGTTAGGTTATGGGAAGCTGAAAGAATTAATGCAAATCCCAATATCAGAATAGTACACGAAACTCCCTCTACCGCTACAGTTGATGGCGATAAAGGATTAGGATTAGTGGTAGCCCCCGCTGCTATGCAAATTGCTATTGATAAAGCTAAAAATGTAGGCTCCGGTTGGGTAAGTGTAAAAAACAGCAACCATTTTGGTATTGCAGGTTATCATGCAATGATGGCGCTGGAGGATGATATGATCGGTATTGCCATGACCAATGCCTCTGCATTGGTTGCCCCTACATTTTCTGTAGAAAAACTATTGGGCACTAACCCGATAGCCGTAGCAATACCGGCAGGCAACGAAGCCCCCTTTGTATCTGATTTTGCAACAACTACTGCTGCTAATGGCAAATTAGAAATATTACAGCGTAAAAATCTGGATACTCCTAACGGATGGGTACAAACGAAAGAAGGGCTTCCTTCTACCAATGCCAACGAATTAAAAAATGGCGGGGCTTTACTCCCTTTAGGAGGCGACAGAGACCATAGCAGTCATAAAGGTTATAACCTCGGTGCCATTGTAGATATTTTTTCTGCAATACTAAGTGGTGCCAATTACGGCCCCTGGGTTCCGCCTTTCCCTGCTTATGTTCCTATGCCAGAAGGCATGCCCGGTGAAGGCATCGGTCATTTCTTTGGCGCTATGCGTATAGATGCTTTTAGACCTGCAGAAGATTTCAAACTACACATGGATAAATGGATCCAACGTTTTAAATCAGCTAAAACAGTAAACGGCCACGAACGTGTGATCATTCCCGGCCAACCGGAGGCCGAATTTGAAATTGAAAGAATGGCCAATGGCATTCCTCTTTTACAATCTGTAGTGGATGACCTTAACCAGCTTGGTAAAAAATTCGATATTTGTATAGCCTATTGA
- a CDS encoding aspartate kinase, which translates to MKIMKFGGTSVGKPERMHEVSRLITKDAESKIVVLSALSGTTNSLVAISDSLAKSDRVTAKQQIDTLETHYQNFISELVKTDAALAKAKAILTEHFEFLNIILKISFNEALNKDILAQGELLSTKLFSTFLEEQGIDHMYLPALDFMVIDEYDEPDLDTIKKKLSEILNANTDKKLFITQGYICRNAKGEVDNLKRGGSDYSASLIAAACNATVCEIWTDIDGMHNNDPRVVNKTVAIEQLSFDEAAELAYFGAKILHPTCIWPAQLAKVPVKLLNTMQPDAAGTTITSEAGSNGVKAVAAKDGITVINIKSSRMLLAYGFLRKVFEVFEKYRTSIDMITTSEVAVSVTIDNDTYLDEIIKELEPFGTVEAEKGQTIVSIVGNEISETKNLVQRLFTALADIPVRMVSYGGSKHNVSILIPGSYKTQTLQVINSGIFGL; encoded by the coding sequence ATGAAAATAATGAAGTTTGGTGGCACCAGCGTAGGTAAGCCTGAAAGAATGCATGAAGTGTCAAGATTGATCACTAAAGATGCTGAAAGCAAAATAGTAGTGTTATCTGCCTTAAGCGGCACTACCAATTCTTTGGTAGCAATCAGCGACTCATTGGCTAAGAGTGACAGAGTTACTGCTAAACAACAAATTGATACACTGGAAACCCATTATCAAAACTTCATCAGCGAATTAGTAAAAACGGATGCGGCTTTGGCAAAAGCAAAAGCCATCTTAACTGAGCATTTCGAATTTTTAAATATCATTTTAAAAATATCTTTCAATGAAGCATTGAATAAAGATATTTTAGCACAAGGTGAATTATTAAGCACCAAGTTATTCTCTACTTTCTTAGAAGAGCAAGGCATTGACCATATGTATCTACCTGCTTTGGATTTTATGGTAATTGATGAATATGACGAACCGGATCTGGATACAATTAAAAAGAAATTATCGGAAATTTTAAATGCGAATACAGATAAAAAATTATTCATTACTCAAGGATATATCTGCAGAAATGCAAAAGGTGAAGTGGATAATTTAAAAAGAGGCGGTAGCGATTACAGTGCCTCATTGATAGCAGCAGCGTGCAATGCTACTGTTTGTGAAATATGGACTGACATTGATGGCATGCATAACAATGACCCGAGAGTTGTGAACAAGACAGTAGCTATTGAACAATTAAGTTTTGATGAAGCTGCTGAATTAGCATACTTCGGTGCAAAGATCCTGCACCCTACTTGTATCTGGCCTGCACAATTAGCAAAGGTTCCGGTAAAATTATTAAACACCATGCAGCCTGACGCTGCAGGAACCACCATTACATCAGAAGCCGGTTCAAACGGCGTTAAAGCTGTTGCTGCAAAAGATGGCATCACTGTTATCAATATCAAAAGTAGCCGTATGTTATTGGCGTATGGTTTCTTAAGAAAAGTTTTTGAAGTTTTTGAAAAATACCGCACTTCAATTGATATGATCACTACTTCTGAAGTAGCCGTATCTGTAACAATTGATAACGATACTTACTTAGATGAAATAATAAAAGAGCTTGAACCATTCGGCACTGTTGAAGCAGAAAAAGGTCAAACTATTGTTTCCATTGTTGGTAACGAGATCAGTGAAACAAAAAATTTAGTACAACGTTTATTTACTGCATTGGCAGATATCCCTGTAAGAATGGTTAGTTATGGTGGAAGCAAACACAATGTATCTATCCTTATTCCGGGTAGCTATAAAACACAAACGCTACAGGTAATTAACAGTGGCATATTTGGTTTATAA